In the Erythrolamprus reginae isolate rEryReg1 chromosome 13, rEryReg1.hap1, whole genome shotgun sequence genome, one interval contains:
- the SNX15 gene encoding sorting nexin-15 yields MSRREKEEFHRSYAVSDPRSHPKGYTEYKVTAKFASKANPDDTKEIIVWKRYSDFKKLHADLAYTHRNLFRRMEDFPAFPRAQVFGRFDPEVIEERRKAAEDMLRFTIPIPALNNSPQLKEFFRGGEGLSSPKQWESPELPRPLIPVPTAGVEQGEEALGLVQDDGLLDPKPEAASKDGVSEPQMENQEGASDVVQQEKDLDALFSFRAEDEEEEAKNDSPSHCLLSVQELALFDPFSKQASTATGLSHGEGLDSLEVAGTKPELLLSADTAQKPEAEDTALDPGRYLPQATERISQAVLCEASKDYQGAFHGYRSGVDLLLQGLQGDPNPARKEVVTKKTAEYLQRAEEIFQQHLKHLEL; encoded by the exons ATGTCCCGTCGGGAGAAGGAGGAATTTCATCGCTCCTACGCGGTCAGCGACCCCCGCAGCCACCCCAAAGGCTACACGGAGTACAAAGTTACGGCCAAA TTTGCCTCGAAGGCCAATCCGGATGATACCAAGGAG ATCATAGTCTGGAAGAGATACAGCGACTTTAAGAAGCTGCACGCGGACCTGGCCTACACCCACCGCAACCTCTTCCGCCGCATGGAGGATTTCCCTGCTTTCCCGCGGGCTCAGGTCTTCG GCCGATTTGACCCCGAGGTGATTGAAGAGCGGAGGAAAGCGGCGGAGGACATGCTGCGCTTCACCATCCCCATCCCGGCCTTAAATAACAGCCCCCAGCTGAAGGAATTCTTCCGG GGCGGAGAGGGCCTGAGCAGTCCCAAGCAGTGGGAGTCGCCCGAGCTGCCTCGCCCTCTCATCCCGGTGCCCACGGCAGGAGTCGAGCAGGGTGAGGAGGCTCTGGGGCTGGTTCAGGACGATGGGCTACTGGACCCGAAGCCGGAGGCGGCCAGCAAAGATGGCGTGTCCGAGCCCCAAATGGAGAACCAAG AGGGGGCTTCTGACGTTGTGCAACAAGAGAAAGATCTGGATGCCCTATTTTCCTTCCGGGCGGAAGACGAGGAAGAAGAAGCCAAGAACGACTCGCCTTCTCACTGCCTCTTATCGGTCCAAGAATTAGCCCTTTTTGACCCCTTCTCCAAACAAG CTTCTACTGCCACCGGTCTCTCCCACGGAGAAGGCCTGGATTCTCTGGAGGTTGCAGGAACCAAACCAGAACTCCTGCTCAGTGCAGACACCGCGCAGAAACCCGAGGCAGAAGATACCGCGTTGGATCCCGGCAGGTATCTGCCCCAAGCGACGGAGAGGATCAGCCAAGCCGTGCTGTGTGAAGCCTCCAAGGACTACCAAGGCGCCTTTCACGGCTACCGCAGCGGAGTTGACTTGCTCCTTCAGGGTCTGCAAG
- the ARL2 gene encoding ADP-ribosylation factor-like protein 2, whose amino-acid sequence MGLLSILKKMRQKERELRLLMLGLDNAGKTTILKKFNGDEIDTISPTLGFNIKTLEHRGFKLNIWDVGGQKSLRSYWRNYFESTDGLIWVVDSADQQRLEDCKKELETLLVEERLSGATLLIFANKQDLPGALNTSAIQEALDLDSIVSHHWCIQGCSAYTGENLLAGIDWLLDDISSRIFTAD is encoded by the exons ATGGGGTTGCTGAGCATCCTGAAGAAGATGCGGCAGAAGGAGCGGGAGCTGCGGCTGCTGATGCT GGGCCTGGACAACGCCGGCAAAACCACCATCTTGAAAAAGTTCAATGGGGACGAGATTGACACCATCTCGCCCACGCTGGGCTTCAACATCAAGACCCTGGAGCATCGCGG GTTCAAGCTGAACATCTGGGATGTGGGGGGCCAGAAGTCCCTGCGCTCCTACTGGCGCAACTATTTTGAGAGCACCGACGGGCTCATCTGGGTGGTGGACAGTGCCGACCAACAGCGGCTGGAGGACTGCAAGAAGGAGCTGGAGACCCTCTTGGTGGAGGAG CGTTTGTCTGGTGCCACGTTGCTCATATTTGCCAATAAACAGGACCTGCCAGGTGCATTAAATACCAGCGCCATCCAGGAG gCCCTGGACCTCGACAGCATCGTAAGCCACCATTGGTGCATCCAAGGTTGCAGCGCCTACACCGGGGAGAATCTCCTGGCGGGCATCGATTGGCTGTTGGACGACATTTCCAGTCGGATATTCACCGCGGATTGA